From one Dermacentor andersoni chromosome 1, qqDerAnde1_hic_scaffold, whole genome shotgun sequence genomic stretch:
- the LOC126548220 gene encoding uncharacterized protein: MGGSWCCVEGCTNRSTKTNGVCYHRFPSDSALRKKWLCAVRRVVWSPDKNACVCSDHFTPNCYKDSVYLMEAFGLAKANYGRRLKEDAVPTLFVHTKPSHPPLPRWRAAKRQRAQLAQEALSDAKQLDSSMECSKCGPSCQATTSLRGSERTTSCASATAERKCDFVVKTHHVGHRTMAAQTCLQNSSVGIQASPMFVKDSSIQTDAAMLRGIASGAKAFVSCTKTKC, encoded by the exons ATGGGTGGAAGTTGGTGTTGTGTTGAGGGCTGCACGAACAGGTCAACGAAAACGAACGGTGTCTGTTACCACAGGTTTCCGTCCGACAGCGCTCTTCGCAAGAAGTGGCTTTGTGCTGTGCGGCGCGTCGTCTGGTCCCCGGATAAAAACGCTTGCGTGTGCTCTGACCACTTCACTCCAAACTGCTATAAAGACAGCGTGTACTTGATGGAAGCCTTTGGGCTCGCAAAAGCGAACTACGGCAGGCGCCTGAAGGAAGACGCCGTGCCAACGCTGTTCGTGCACACGAAGCCCAGCCACCCACCATTACCGCGATGGAGAGCGGCCAAGCGACAAAGAGCTCAG CTTGCCCAAGAGGCTCTCAGTGATGCCAAGCAGCTTGATAGTTCTATGGAGTGTAGCAAGTGTGGTCCTAGCTGCCAGGCCACGACCAGTTTGAGGGGCAGTGAACGAACAACTTCCTGTGCGAGTGCCACTGCAGAGCGCAAGTGTGACTTTGTTGTCAAGACACATCACGTTGGTCACAGAACAATGGCTGCACAAACCTGTCTCCAGAATTCTTCTGTTG GTATTCAGGCCAGTCCTATGTTTGTAAAGGACAGCAGCATCCAAACGGACGCTGCTATGCTCAGAGGAATCGCATCAGGGGCCAAGGCATTTGTGTCCTGCACCAAAACCAAATGTTGA